From Alienimonas californiensis, a single genomic window includes:
- a CDS encoding acyltransferase family protein — MSAAVACRSPPGGYLRGLDGLRGAAVGMVLFAHSVIYDEFSSWRSVGSAAGGAGVTIFFVLSGYLITRLLLAEERRTGTIALKLFYARRAVRLFPALWLYLAVVGLLALPGFLPDCPWHSFAASLLYLRNLVGRGHETAHLWSLSIEEQFYLLWPFVIVLLPGRDRVRLGAALAGVVTVTVWRTAAAAEGWASPAALYLRTDFRFDAPLVGCALALLEQVRPSLFDFWTTPGRSDLLAGTAAAALVSWITLGGGGPIAESIRLTGVCLSASALIVSQLGTPGPLSGWFAWTPLVALGRISYGVYLWQQLFLGPHVDGFERLRSFPNGLAATFAAALLSYWLLERPLLAFKNRRLRVVHGPPPERSPSDRSPLR; from the coding sequence ATGAGCGCCGCCGTCGCCTGTCGCTCGCCGCCGGGCGGTTATCTGCGTGGCCTGGACGGTCTGCGGGGAGCGGCCGTGGGCATGGTGCTGTTCGCCCACAGCGTGATTTACGACGAGTTCAGTTCGTGGCGTTCGGTCGGCTCGGCGGCCGGGGGCGCCGGGGTCACGATTTTCTTCGTGCTCAGCGGGTATCTAATCACCCGATTGTTGCTGGCGGAGGAGCGGCGCACCGGAACGATCGCGCTGAAGCTGTTCTACGCAAGGCGGGCCGTCCGGCTGTTTCCGGCACTGTGGCTGTACCTGGCGGTCGTCGGCCTGCTGGCGCTGCCCGGGTTCCTCCCGGACTGCCCTTGGCACAGTTTCGCCGCCTCGCTGCTTTATCTTCGCAATCTGGTCGGCCGCGGCCACGAGACGGCGCATCTCTGGTCGTTATCGATCGAAGAGCAGTTTTATCTGCTGTGGCCGTTCGTCATCGTGCTGCTGCCGGGACGGGACCGTGTCCGGCTCGGGGCGGCGTTGGCGGGCGTCGTCACCGTGACCGTCTGGCGAACGGCGGCCGCCGCGGAGGGCTGGGCCTCCCCGGCGGCGCTGTACCTGCGCACCGACTTCCGCTTCGACGCCCCGCTGGTCGGCTGCGCCCTCGCCCTGCTGGAACAGGTCCGGCCGAGCCTGTTCGATTTCTGGACCACGCCCGGTCGCAGTGATCTGCTCGCCGGAACGGCCGCGGCGGCGCTGGTCAGTTGGATCACGCTGGGCGGGGGCGGGCCCATCGCCGAATCGATCCGCCTGACCGGCGTCTGCCTGTCGGCGTCCGCGCTCATTGTGTCGCAACTCGGCACGCCGGGCCCGCTCAGCGGCTGGTTCGCCTGGACCCCGCTCGTCGCGCTCGGTCGGATCTCCTACGGCGTGTATCTCTGGCAGCAATTATTTCTCGGTCCGCACGTCGACGGCTTCGAGCGTCTACGGTCGTTCCCGAACGGCTTGGCAGCGACGTTCGCCGCGGCGCTGCTCTCCTACTGGCTCCTGGAGCGTCCGCTGCTGGCGTTCAAAAACCGACGACTGCGCGTAGTTCACGGCCCCCCGCCCGAGCGCTCCCCCTCCGATCGTAGTCCGCTCCGCTGA
- a CDS encoding MarR family winged helix-turn-helix transcriptional regulator, with product MTEPAPPPTASSPDAPPPDASLAGPFSPDVPRPDAPASGDAASGDAAPGDAAGPEGSAPTGLAADLGKRLPFQHAEEEAYLNLIRSADVLARQFDELFKSRGLSQPLYNCLRILVGAETVAQRCDRTRFHGLAIKEIGDRLVTHAPDVTRLADRLERLGLAERRRCSEDRRSVRVFPTDKARTLLAELAEPILALHRTQLGHLGPEKLAQLSGLLEEARRGGE from the coding sequence GTGACCGAGCCCGCCCCGCCGCCGACCGCCTCTTCGCCGGACGCCCCCCCGCCGGACGCGTCCCTCGCGGGCCCGTTCTCGCCGGACGTTCCCCGGCCGGACGCCCCCGCGTCGGGCGACGCCGCGTCGGGCGACGCCGCGCCGGGCGACGCCGCGGGGCCGGAGGGGTCGGCTCCGACCGGGTTGGCGGCGGATCTCGGCAAGCGGCTCCCGTTCCAGCACGCCGAGGAAGAGGCGTACCTGAACCTGATCCGCAGCGCGGACGTGCTGGCCCGGCAGTTCGACGAGCTGTTCAAATCCCGGGGCCTGTCGCAGCCGCTGTATAACTGCCTGCGAATTCTCGTGGGGGCGGAGACCGTCGCTCAGCGGTGCGACCGCACCCGTTTTCACGGGTTGGCGATCAAGGAGATCGGCGACCGCCTCGTCACCCACGCCCCGGACGTGACCCGCCTGGCGGACCGCCTGGAACGGCTGGGGCTGGCCGAACGTCGGCGCTGCTCCGAGGACCGCCGCAGCGTGCGGGTGTTCCCCACCGACAAAGCCCGCACGCTGCTGGCGGAGTTGGCCGAGCCGATCCTCGCCCTGCACCGCACCCAGTTGGGCCACCTCGGGCCGGAGAAGCTGGCCCAGTTGTCGGGGTTATTGGAAGAGGCCCGCCGCGGCGGCGAGTGA
- a CDS encoding vWA domain-containing protein, with translation MFRPRSPRISRPFAAARHLASPRRRLAGLPPLALLAALALAPTLSGCVEEAREAAVVSAPADEVAPAEASRPSSGPAAAPQSKWDSGGAPGQEMAEGEADSDMPVDAFAADAAGLPADVPMFESVQHPVSLNSLETAAPAEPMEGMPLAANAPARGATLKSESRGLRLNALRDAERLGEQEVELQTELLVRERKSDFSREQYAPIPENRFLSAKDTPLSTFAVDVDTASYANVRRFLNGGQLPPPGAVRIEELVNYFRYDYEPPSAEGAPAEGDGDEESRPFAVHAEVASCPWATDHRLVRIALKGREMETDARPLCNLVFLLDVSGSMDSADKLGLVKQAMTLLTQQLGENDKVSIVVYAGASGLALPPTGGDDPQAIIDALDNLAAGGSTNGGQGIELAYRTARENFIKGGVNRVILCTDGDFNVGVTDDSSLVEMIEEKAKAGVSLTVLGFGTGNYQDAKMEQLADKGDGNYGYIDDIREAKKMLVEQLTGTLVTIAKDVKIQADFNPAAVKSYRLIGYENRKMAAEDFRDDAKDAGEIGAGHSVTALYEVVPAGADEEAPETPQSKYQTPGEPTDAAMNSGELLTVNLRYKAPNATKEDPATEFNVPVPDSMKAFEEASADYRFAAAVAAFGMLLRNSEHSGTAKLGDAAAWAEAAVGEDAGGYREEFVGLAEQAARLGDR, from the coding sequence GTGTTCCGCCCCCGCTCGCCCCGCATTTCCCGCCCCTTCGCAGCGGCACGACACCTCGCATCGCCCCGACGCCGGCTCGCCGGGCTGCCGCCGTTGGCCCTGCTGGCCGCCCTCGCCCTCGCTCCGACGCTGAGCGGCTGCGTTGAGGAGGCCCGCGAGGCCGCCGTCGTCTCCGCCCCCGCGGACGAGGTCGCCCCCGCCGAGGCCTCCCGTCCGTCGTCCGGCCCGGCCGCCGCTCCTCAGTCGAAGTGGGACAGTGGCGGCGCCCCCGGCCAAGAAATGGCTGAAGGAGAGGCCGACAGCGACATGCCGGTGGACGCCTTCGCCGCCGACGCCGCCGGGCTTCCGGCCGACGTGCCGATGTTCGAGAGCGTCCAGCACCCCGTCTCGCTCAATTCCCTCGAGACGGCGGCGCCGGCGGAGCCGATGGAGGGGATGCCGCTGGCCGCCAACGCCCCGGCCCGGGGCGCGACGCTCAAGTCCGAATCGCGGGGCCTGCGGCTCAATGCCCTGCGGGACGCCGAACGGCTCGGCGAACAGGAGGTCGAGCTGCAAACCGAACTGCTCGTCCGGGAACGGAAATCGGACTTCAGCCGCGAGCAGTACGCCCCGATTCCGGAGAACCGCTTCCTGTCCGCCAAGGACACGCCGCTCTCCACCTTCGCGGTCGATGTGGACACCGCAAGTTACGCCAACGTGCGTCGGTTCCTCAACGGCGGCCAGCTGCCCCCGCCGGGCGCCGTGCGGATTGAAGAACTCGTCAATTACTTCCGCTACGACTACGAACCGCCCTCGGCCGAGGGGGCCCCTGCCGAGGGAGACGGGGACGAAGAATCCCGCCCGTTCGCCGTGCATGCGGAGGTCGCCTCCTGCCCGTGGGCGACGGACCACCGCCTGGTCCGCATCGCCCTGAAGGGTCGGGAGATGGAGACCGACGCCCGCCCGCTGTGCAACCTGGTCTTCCTGCTGGACGTCTCCGGATCGATGGATTCGGCCGATAAACTCGGCTTGGTCAAACAGGCGATGACGTTGCTGACCCAGCAATTGGGCGAGAACGATAAGGTCTCCATCGTCGTCTACGCCGGCGCCAGCGGCTTGGCCCTGCCGCCGACCGGCGGCGACGACCCGCAGGCGATCATCGACGCGTTGGACAACCTCGCCGCCGGCGGGAGCACCAACGGCGGGCAAGGCATCGAACTGGCCTACCGCACCGCCCGGGAGAACTTCATCAAAGGCGGCGTGAACCGCGTGATTCTGTGCACCGACGGCGACTTCAACGTCGGCGTGACCGACGACAGCTCCCTGGTGGAAATGATCGAGGAAAAGGCCAAGGCGGGCGTCTCGCTGACGGTCCTGGGCTTCGGCACAGGCAACTACCAGGACGCCAAAATGGAGCAGCTCGCCGATAAGGGCGACGGCAACTACGGCTATATCGACGACATTCGCGAGGCGAAAAAGATGCTCGTCGAACAGCTCACCGGCACGCTGGTGACGATCGCCAAGGACGTGAAGATTCAGGCGGACTTTAATCCGGCGGCGGTGAAGTCCTACCGCCTGATCGGCTACGAGAACCGCAAGATGGCCGCCGAGGACTTCCGCGACGACGCCAAGGACGCCGGCGAGATCGGCGCCGGGCACTCCGTCACGGCCCTCTATGAAGTCGTCCCCGCCGGCGCCGACGAAGAGGCACCCGAGACGCCGCAGTCCAAGTATCAAACCCCCGGCGAGCCGACCGACGCCGCGATGAACAGCGGCGAACTGCTGACGGTCAACCTGCGTTATAAAGCTCCGAACGCCACCAAGGAGGACCCGGCGACCGAGTTCAACGTGCCCGTCCCGGACTCGATGAAGGCCTTCGAGGAAGCGAGCGCCGACTACCGCTTCGCCGCCGCCGTGGCCGCCTTCGGCATGCTGCTGCGAAACAGCGAGCACAGCGGGACCGCCAAACTCGGCGACGCCGCCGCCTGGGCCGAGGCCGCCGTGGGCGAAGACGCCGGCGGCTACCGCGAAGAGTTCGTCGGCCTCGCCGAACAAGCCGCCCGCCTGGGCGACCGATAA
- a CDS encoding trypsin-like peptidase domain-containing protein: MSVKFSCPACAASIVAREDKLGRRARCPKCGEPIIVGGGEAPSALRDASSIVVAPDDPTAGGPAADDAFTGEVPELIPGLPTGPSAVRPVARTRRSRSRGGKPPVGMAWKLGGAGAALTLIAAGVGAAFYFGAGDEEPETNPALARLNDGGGMSARLPVDDVEEDLADGFALAGMNGAGSGLPPGEELSIPEVIARVSPGVVRITMYDEDGDEVGLGSGFVVGGPGADGSAADGSGLVATNYHVISEGDRAVAHFRDGQEREVVGVRGWDAQRDLAVLELESLPAGAVPLPLAETLPLAGSQTVAVGHPGGFQFTTTAGIVSALQRTDQLPDGARQFLSAPADQMWVQTNATISGGNSGGPLLNLRGEVIGINTWVVGERGLGFAAAAWDLGELIRRADPEPTALADLPSDPGGLGGGGPLEQFMAGLSGEVEATLTTHQRRMEEFAVSFSTVESPADLLALRDQHPARQTADDLLTLAEEEPTSAEARSALLAALMVGRSIVSDEEEGRVIAAAGEALLRDHGKDPELRVVPLMLGGSGRPEAHDLLRELRTASPFRDIQGMSVFALASALVRSEESTPEQADEAVALLEETIKDYGDITLEGTPLDAAAAPLKYVVENLVPGRQPPAITGKDSEGEPMALEDFRGRVVLLDFFADWCPYCTAMYPQERVLAKKYEDRPFVILGVNGDDPDRLREIREDGSVTWRTWADGPGGAISERYRVSSLPTLFLIDADGRIAEKYEGAPDHEELVARIEELVKEAEANGD, translated from the coding sequence ATGAGCGTGAAGTTTTCCTGCCCGGCCTGTGCGGCGTCGATCGTCGCCCGGGAAGACAAGCTCGGCCGGCGGGCCCGCTGCCCGAAATGCGGCGAACCAATTATTGTGGGCGGCGGGGAGGCGCCCTCGGCGCTTCGGGACGCCTCGTCGATCGTCGTCGCCCCGGACGACCCGACCGCCGGCGGCCCCGCGGCAGACGACGCCTTCACCGGGGAGGTCCCGGAATTGATCCCCGGACTGCCGACCGGCCCGAGCGCCGTGCGGCCGGTCGCCCGGACGCGTCGGTCGCGGTCGCGGGGCGGCAAGCCGCCGGTGGGGATGGCCTGGAAATTAGGCGGGGCCGGCGCTGCGCTGACGCTGATCGCCGCGGGCGTCGGGGCCGCGTTCTACTTTGGTGCGGGGGACGAGGAACCGGAGACGAACCCCGCCCTCGCCCGCCTGAACGACGGCGGCGGCATGAGCGCCCGCCTGCCCGTCGACGACGTGGAAGAAGATCTCGCCGACGGCTTCGCCCTCGCCGGCATGAACGGGGCCGGCAGCGGGCTGCCGCCCGGCGAGGAATTGTCCATTCCGGAGGTGATCGCACGCGTCTCCCCCGGGGTGGTGCGAATTACGATGTATGACGAGGACGGGGACGAAGTCGGGCTGGGCAGCGGGTTTGTGGTGGGCGGCCCCGGTGCCGACGGGTCAGCCGCCGACGGGTCCGGGCTGGTGGCGACGAATTATCACGTGATCTCCGAGGGCGACCGGGCCGTCGCCCACTTCCGCGACGGCCAGGAGCGGGAGGTCGTGGGCGTCCGCGGCTGGGACGCCCAGCGCGATCTCGCCGTGTTGGAACTGGAATCGCTGCCCGCCGGCGCCGTCCCGCTGCCGCTGGCCGAGACGCTTCCGCTCGCCGGTTCCCAGACGGTCGCGGTCGGCCACCCGGGCGGGTTTCAATTCACCACGACCGCCGGCATCGTCAGCGCCCTGCAGCGGACCGACCAATTGCCGGACGGCGCCCGCCAGTTCCTCAGCGCCCCCGCGGATCAGATGTGGGTGCAGACGAACGCCACGATCTCCGGCGGGAACAGCGGCGGCCCGCTGCTGAATCTGCGGGGCGAGGTAATCGGCATCAATACTTGGGTGGTGGGCGAACGCGGCCTGGGCTTCGCCGCGGCCGCCTGGGACTTGGGGGAGTTAATTCGCCGGGCCGACCCCGAGCCGACGGCCTTGGCCGACCTGCCGTCCGACCCCGGCGGCCTGGGCGGCGGCGGGCCGCTGGAGCAGTTCATGGCGGGGCTCTCCGGCGAGGTGGAGGCGACGCTGACCACGCACCAGCGGCGGATGGAGGAGTTCGCCGTTTCGTTCTCCACGGTCGAATCCCCCGCCGACCTGCTGGCCCTGCGGGACCAACACCCCGCCCGCCAGACCGCCGACGACCTGCTGACGCTGGCCGAGGAGGAACCGACCTCCGCGGAGGCCCGCTCCGCCCTGCTGGCGGCGCTGATGGTGGGGCGGTCGATCGTCTCGGACGAGGAGGAGGGCCGCGTGATCGCCGCCGCCGGCGAGGCCCTGCTGCGGGACCACGGCAAGGACCCCGAACTGCGGGTCGTCCCCCTGATGCTCGGCGGGTCCGGCCGGCCGGAGGCGCACGACCTGCTCCGCGAACTCCGCACGGCGAGCCCCTTCCGCGACATTCAGGGGATGAGCGTCTTCGCCCTGGCCTCGGCGCTGGTTCGGTCCGAAGAATCGACCCCCGAGCAGGCCGACGAGGCGGTCGCGCTGCTGGAGGAGACGATCAAGGATTACGGCGACATCACCCTCGAGGGCACGCCCCTGGACGCCGCCGCCGCCCCGTTGAAGTACGTCGTGGAGAACCTCGTCCCCGGCCGCCAGCCGCCGGCGATTACCGGCAAGGACTCCGAGGGCGAGCCGATGGCTTTAGAGGATTTCCGTGGCCGGGTCGTGCTGCTGGACTTCTTCGCCGACTGGTGCCCGTATTGCACGGCGATGTATCCGCAGGAGCGCGTGCTGGCCAAAAAATACGAAGACCGCCCCTTCGTGATCCTCGGCGTGAACGGCGACGACCCGGACCGCCTGCGGGAGATCCGCGAGGACGGCAGCGTGACCTGGCGCACCTGGGCCGACGGCCCCGGCGGGGCGATCTCCGAGCGCTACCGCGTCTCCAGCCTGCCGACGCTGTTTTTGATCGACGCCGACGGCCGCATCGCCGAGAAATACGAGGGTGCCCCGGACCACGAGGAACTGGTCGCCCGCATTGAAGAACTCGTCAAAGAAGCCGAGGCGAACGGCGACTGA
- a CDS encoding VOC family protein, protein MTPPVPCLWFDGDAEEAAAFYTSLLPNSRVGRVLKSPTDTPSGPAGQVLTVEFTLAGAPYVILNGGPGYPHTQAVSFQIHCEDQAEVDRLWAALLENGGSPMACGWITDRWGLCWQIVPKRLMELIADPDPQRAERAMNAMMQMIKIDAAEIERAADGAEP, encoded by the coding sequence ATGACGCCCCCCGTCCCCTGCCTCTGGTTCGACGGCGACGCCGAGGAGGCCGCCGCGTTTTATACCTCGCTGCTGCCGAACTCCCGCGTCGGCCGGGTCTTAAAATCCCCGACCGACACCCCCAGCGGCCCGGCCGGCCAGGTGTTGACCGTGGAGTTCACGCTGGCCGGGGCGCCGTACGTGATCCTCAACGGCGGCCCGGGCTACCCGCACACGCAGGCGGTCTCCTTTCAAATCCACTGTGAAGACCAGGCGGAGGTCGACCGGCTGTGGGCGGCGCTGTTGGAAAACGGCGGCTCCCCGATGGCCTGCGGCTGGATCACGGACCGCTGGGGTCTGTGCTGGCAGATCGTGCCGAAGCGGTTGATGGAACTCATCGCCGACCCCGACCCGCAGCGAGCCGAGCGGGCCATGAACGCGATGATGCAGATGATTAAAATCGACGCCGCCGAGATCGAACGCGCCGCCGACGGGGCCGAACCGTAA
- a CDS encoding low molecular weight phosphatase family protein — protein sequence MPSAALLTLALLAGADAESSAMTPELTNYVSARVDEFDQIPAARKADLERLAAYVRAQRDAGQPARLTFICTHNSRRSHLGQLWAAVAATHYGVDEVKTFSGGTEATAFNSRAVAALQRAGFEIESNGAEANPRYTVTLGETRPASVCFSKKYDEAPNPRADFAAIIVCTDADEACPIVPGAAARFALPYEDPKVADDTPAEAERYDERTAQIGREFLYAFSRVR from the coding sequence ATGCCCTCCGCCGCCCTGCTGACGCTCGCGCTGTTGGCCGGGGCCGACGCCGAATCCTCCGCCATGACGCCCGAGCTCACCAACTACGTCTCCGCCCGGGTCGACGAGTTCGATCAGATCCCCGCCGCCCGCAAGGCGGACCTGGAGCGCCTGGCGGCCTACGTCCGCGCCCAGCGGGACGCCGGGCAGCCGGCCCGGCTGACGTTTATTTGCACGCACAACTCCCGCCGCAGCCATCTGGGCCAGCTCTGGGCGGCGGTCGCCGCGACGCATTACGGGGTGGACGAGGTCAAAACCTTCTCCGGCGGCACGGAGGCGACCGCCTTCAACTCCCGCGCCGTCGCCGCCCTCCAGCGGGCCGGTTTCGAGATTGAATCGAACGGAGCGGAGGCGAACCCCCGCTACACGGTGACGCTCGGCGAGACGCGGCCGGCGTCGGTTTGTTTCTCGAAGAAATACGACGAGGCCCCGAACCCGCGGGCGGACTTCGCGGCGATCATAGTCTGCACCGACGCCGACGAGGCCTGCCCGATCGTCCCCGGCGCCGCCGCCCGCTTCGCCCTGCCCTACGAAGACCCCAAGGTCGCCGACGACACCCCCGCCGAAGCGGAACGCTACGACGAACGCACCGCCCAGATCGGCCGGGAGTTTTTATATGCGTTTTCGCGGGTGCGGTGA
- a CDS encoding YheT family hydrolase, producing the protein MPDPAGAPAFDPPPFRPHRLLRGGHAQTLAAVYWTGTAPFLAPLPGARFRRHRVDLGDGDALALHDLTPPDWSLGDPVALLVHGLGGSADSPYMVRIAAKLAALGVRAVRMDHRTCGAGADFSRQPYHAGLSGDVRAAAWFLCGPGGLCPGSPLGLAGFSMGGNMVLKTLGEHAEAQRAGSGAAGDPTGNASDDPTGSGSDDRPADAPGDGPAGAVPGAPPDAQHPWALPDVPLRGVVVNPAADLAACCDSLTGPVQRFYDRYFAKHLTRHVANTPTICSRRVRDLLNARPRNMRDFDAAVTVPGWRYESVDHYYARESAAPLVRRIDAPTLILSAEDDPLVPAEVVRGLTPGAGVTIHVCEGGGHLGYIASEPRGDHPDADRRWMDWRVVDWLTAPAPAAPRPPALVTPSLQHAAPGPKSPAAPRSDRGSADAARFASTPR; encoded by the coding sequence ATGCCCGACCCCGCCGGCGCCCCCGCGTTCGATCCGCCGCCCTTTCGGCCGCATCGACTGCTGCGCGGCGGACACGCGCAAACCCTCGCCGCCGTCTACTGGACCGGCACGGCACCTTTTCTCGCCCCCCTGCCCGGCGCCCGCTTCCGCCGCCACCGGGTCGATCTGGGAGACGGCGACGCCCTCGCCCTGCACGATCTGACGCCGCCGGACTGGTCCCTCGGCGACCCCGTCGCCCTGCTGGTGCACGGGCTGGGAGGCTCCGCGGACAGCCCGTACATGGTGCGGATCGCCGCCAAGTTGGCCGCCCTCGGCGTGCGGGCGGTTCGGATGGACCATCGCACCTGCGGCGCCGGGGCGGACTTCTCCCGCCAGCCGTACCACGCCGGCCTCAGCGGCGACGTGCGGGCGGCGGCGTGGTTCCTGTGCGGGCCCGGCGGGCTCTGCCCCGGCTCCCCGCTGGGGCTGGCGGGGTTCTCGATGGGAGGGAACATGGTGTTGAAGACCCTGGGCGAACACGCCGAGGCCCAGCGCGCCGGGTCGGGAGCCGCAGGCGATCCGACCGGGAACGCGTCCGACGACCCGACCGGAAGCGGGTCCGACGACCGCCCCGCGGACGCCCCGGGCGACGGGCCGGCGGGGGCCGTCCCCGGCGCCCCGCCCGACGCGCAGCACCCCTGGGCGCTGCCGGACGTCCCGCTGCGGGGGGTCGTCGTGAACCCCGCCGCGGACCTCGCCGCCTGCTGCGATTCCCTCACCGGTCCGGTGCAGCGGTTTTACGATCGCTACTTCGCCAAGCACCTCACCCGGCACGTGGCGAACACCCCGACAATCTGCTCGCGGCGGGTGAGGGACCTACTGAACGCCCGCCCGAGGAACATGCGCGACTTCGACGCCGCCGTCACCGTGCCCGGCTGGCGATACGAATCGGTCGACCACTACTACGCCCGGGAAAGCGCCGCCCCGCTGGTCCGCCGGATCGACGCCCCCACGCTGATCCTCTCCGCCGAGGACGACCCGCTGGTGCCCGCCGAGGTGGTCCGCGGCCTCACGCCGGGCGCCGGGGTGACGATCCACGTCTGCGAAGGCGGCGGCCACCTGGGCTACATCGCCAGCGAGCCCCGCGGCGATCACCCGGACGCGGACCGCCGCTGGATGGACTGGCGGGTCGTCGATTGGCTGACCGCCCCGGCCCCCGCCGCCCCGCGGCCGCCCGCGCTCGTCACGCCGAGCCTCCAGCACGCCGCGCCCGGCCCGAAGAGTCCCGCCGCCCCGCGGAGCGACCGCGGCTCCGCGGACGCCGCCCGCTTCGCGTCGACGCCCCGTTAA
- a CDS encoding type II secretion system protein translates to MQRRLSSAAAPVQGTRKGFTLIELLVVIAIIAILVSLIIPAVNNARAAANSLKDKSNLKNIGIGLHSFATNDPLERFCTGAYDFRRDGCPDTYGWVADMVNSGAASGQDLTSPISDLKGSEKLNDLLGNDTTDGRDGAPASRLQAGICGNGTVDPADDFDGSAANSPERAAVVSQMMEDGYTTNYAASWWLVRSGPKLQPGVTVQTISATGSLKGLSGTLGPLTRTRLENSNIPSSVVPFLGVGASGDTDEAILEADIPGKLGAGEQLAEAFNDGPAHSADGSSVTLMDNGAGVTISSVLAPFKQGGILGGLPNGDSIAATNDTAAGAAIYLQDTRDWFAWGGTGKKKHVNLLNGDGSVIQVQDQNGDGFLNPGFAMASTATVAADGFTGSDVELPPSISWNGPLLMQDEGAFGKGITED, encoded by the coding sequence ATGCAACGTCGTCTCTCCTCCGCCGCGGCCCCCGTTCAGGGAACCCGGAAGGGGTTCACCCTGATCGAGCTGCTGGTGGTCATTGCGATCATCGCGATCCTGGTTTCGCTGATCATCCCGGCCGTCAACAACGCCCGGGCCGCGGCGAACAGCTTGAAGGATAAGTCCAACCTGAAGAACATCGGCATCGGCCTGCACAGCTTCGCCACCAACGACCCGCTGGAGCGGTTCTGCACCGGCGCCTACGACTTCCGCCGCGACGGCTGCCCGGACACCTACGGCTGGGTCGCCGACATGGTCAACAGCGGCGCCGCCAGCGGCCAGGACCTGACCAGCCCGATCAGCGACCTGAAGGGCTCGGAGAAGCTGAACGACCTGCTCGGCAACGACACCACCGACGGTCGGGACGGCGCCCCGGCGAGCCGTCTGCAGGCCGGCATCTGCGGGAACGGCACCGTCGACCCCGCCGACGACTTCGACGGCTCCGCCGCCAACAGCCCCGAGCGGGCCGCCGTCGTCTCGCAGATGATGGAAGACGGCTACACCACCAACTACGCCGCCAGCTGGTGGCTCGTCCGGAGCGGTCCGAAGCTGCAACCGGGCGTGACCGTCCAGACGATCAGCGCCACCGGCAGCCTGAAGGGCCTGTCCGGGACGCTGGGCCCGCTGACCCGGACCCGCTTGGAAAACAGCAACATCCCCTCCAGCGTCGTGCCGTTCCTGGGCGTCGGCGCCTCCGGCGACACCGACGAGGCGATTCTGGAAGCGGACATCCCCGGCAAGCTCGGCGCCGGCGAGCAGCTCGCCGAGGCCTTCAACGACGGCCCGGCCCACTCCGCCGACGGCAGCAGCGTGACCCTGATGGATAACGGCGCCGGCGTGACGATCTCCTCCGTACTCGCCCCGTTCAAGCAGGGCGGGATCCTGGGCGGGCTGCCGAACGGCGACAGCATCGCCGCCACGAACGATACCGCCGCCGGCGCCGCGATCTATCTGCAGGACACCCGCGACTGGTTCGCCTGGGGCGGCACCGGCAAGAAGAAGCACGTCAACCTGCTCAACGGCGACGGCTCCGTCATCCAGGTGCAGGACCAGAACGGCGACGGCTTCCTGAACCCCGGCTTCGCCATGGCCTCCACCGCCACCGTGGCCGCCGACGGCTTCACCGGCAGCGACGTCGAACTGCCGCCCAGCATTTCCTGGAACGGCCCGCTGCTCATGCAGGACGAGGGCGCCTTCGGCAAGGGCATCACGGAAGACTGA
- a CDS encoding YdeI/OmpD-associated family protein, whose product MPQVDPTARFEAELLRPADAGGGGWAFVVLPKEVSATLPRRGRTTVEGTLNGVPFQETLEPDGQQSHWLRIDRALSEAAGAAVGEVVSIELQPVEREPEPAVPDDLQEALTASPAARRTWDATTTLARVDWVHWVVSAKRPATRTKRIGDACEKLAGGAKRVCCFDPSGYYSKALSAPAAAE is encoded by the coding sequence ATGCCGCAGGTCGACCCAACCGCCCGGTTCGAGGCAGAACTGCTCCGCCCCGCGGACGCGGGCGGCGGCGGGTGGGCGTTCGTCGTGCTGCCGAAGGAGGTCAGCGCCACGCTGCCTCGGCGGGGGCGGACGACCGTGGAGGGGACGCTCAACGGCGTGCCCTTTCAGGAGACGCTCGAACCGGACGGCCAACAGAGCCACTGGTTGAGGATCGACCGGGCGCTGTCGGAAGCCGCGGGGGCGGCGGTCGGGGAGGTCGTTTCCATTGAACTGCAGCCCGTCGAGCGGGAGCCGGAACCGGCGGTCCCGGACGATCTGCAGGAGGCCCTGACAGCCTCCCCCGCGGCCCGGCGGACATGGGACGCGACGACGACGCTGGCCCGGGTGGACTGGGTGCATTGGGTCGTCTCCGCCAAGCGGCCGGCGACTCGCACTAAGCGGATCGGCGACGCTTGCGAGAAGCTCGCCGGCGGGGCGAAACGGGTCTGCTGCTTCGACCCCTCCGGCTACTACAGCAAGGCCCTCAGCGCCCCCGCCGCCGCCGAGTGA